The genomic region ttattattattattattattattattattattattattattattattattattattattattattattattattattattattattattattattattattattattattattattattattattattattattattattattattattattattattattattattattattattattattattattattattattattattattattattattattattattattattattattattattattattattattattattattattattattattattattattattattattattattattattattattattattattattattattattattattattattattattattattattattattattattattattattattattattattattattattattattattattattattattattattattattattattattattattattattattattattattattattattattattattattattattattattattattattattattattattattattattattattattattattattattattattattattattattattattattattattattattattattattattattattattattattattattattattattattattattattattattattattattattattattattattattattattattattattattattattattattattattattattattattattattattattattattattattattattattattattattattattattattattattattattattattattattattattattattattattattattattattattattattattattattattattattattattattattattattattattattattattattattattattattattattattattattattattattattattattattattattattattattattattattattattattattattattattattattattattattattattattattattattattattattattattattattattattattattattattattattattattattattattattattattattattattattattattattattattattattattattattattattattattattattattattattattattattattattattattattattattattattattattattattattattattattattattattattattattattattattattattattattattattattattattattattattattattattattattattcttggcACGTCGTGTTACATTCAAACATAAGATGATGAATAATTGAGAAAACAATATAGTgtcacacaaaagatttattacaAATAAGATTCATTGAATACACGTTCACTACCTACAGTAAACGCAACAACAGATGCGTGATCCAATTTTCCTGGTAATAAAGCAAATGTGCTACCTTCGACTATTCGTTTGCGAGCAATTTTCTGCTGATGCTTAGTGAATCCAATTTCCTTGCAACAACCATCCTTACTGGTAATCACTTTGTAGTAGAGCTCTCGCTGTTCTAGTGATTTTCTTTTAGCTGAAGTAATACAAGTAGCAAAATCGACTAACAATTGACAGAGTTGCTTGGCGCTAGTGGACGGTCTTAAAGTTCCGTTGATTCCATACATCAGCAGATCAGCCATTCTTAGTAATGTCAATTGATGTCTTTGGGCACCTGTTACTTGTGGTAACAtagtttttttgattttctgatCAGTTGAGAGCAATCTTGGTTCAATAAATGTTTTGGAACGCAAGTAGACAGGCCGGGTTCCTTTTGATGATGATTCTTCGAACATTCGACGTTTTAGCTGTGAAGATTGTTGATAAATCGATGAATTCGAATCAGTATCCAGCTTACAACTAGTGCTCGATTCAGACAATCCGTTCGGTTGAGGTTTTCGACTGATTGAGTTTTTATTTTGCCTTTTTGCTAACAAATGCGAGTTCTCTGTTCTTGAAGATAGGAATACTGAATGGTTAGAAAACTGAACTTTATTCGTCAAGGGTACAGCGAATTTCCCTACAACAGGGTCAAAATTATCACTGATGCCATCTGAAGTAAGAAAAATAATGTCGTCTTTCTCAACCATGGTTAACGCAAGAGTAAGATTAGTAATTTCTGGTTTATCACCGTTCACAGGACCAAGTGCACCCAAAGCATCTCGCATATCACGCATTGAATCTACGTCGTGTGATGCTGAAAATAGACATTTATCAAATTCTAATTAGTATCCTATATTAAACGAAATCGTGAAATTTGTTAAATTGAGTTTCTTTCTCATCGTTTCATGAATCACGTCACcccacttgagatgacgccggtTGATAGTACAGTTTCAAGCAACCTTACGTTTGAAGTTACGATGATAACATTTCAACTATaatcaattattttcaatacgTCAAACGTGAATAAGAAACTTCAGTATGACCTACTTGAAAACTATACAGGAGTTTGTTACGATCGAATTGCGCGTGTATGGCAGAACCTAAACACCACAAACATAACGTTATTTCAACTGTCATGAGATTAGCACTATAGAAAACGATAATTGTTTTGTATTACCTCACAATAAATAATTTTGCATAGATAGGGAGACCTATTTGATTGCTTTAAAGGAAAAATGCATTTTTGTAAGCACTTttatcaaatcgttgtaactcgggagCCGTTAGTTGTACGAAAATGTTGCACAAGAAACAATAACAGTTTCGTTGCTGGGCATCCGCAATACCACTTTAGGTTATGGGCCCAGGATTCGTTCTATCGGTTCCTTCGCGCAAATAAGTAAAAGGGATGGAGGAGAATAAACAAGATCGAGTTTCTCTGCCGATATTCGATTGCTCTAATTTTTCCGCATGGAAGTTCAGAGTGCTCGTTCTTTTAAAAAAGCATGAACTGGTGGATTGTGTTCAGCGCTACGCTGCTGATATCGACGAGCTAAGAGATGATCCAGATGATAACCAGAAGACGAATAATAGAAAAACAAGAGAACGCGAGATaagagctaaaaaggacagtcaaTGCAAATCTTTACTAATTAACAGAATTCATGCTTCGCATTTGGAATACGTGATGGTTACTCTGCGTTATGAATGTTATGATACAGGTAGTTTGCAGCAACATTTTCTTCTATTTGACAAACTAGTTCGGGAGTACCGAGGAACTGACGCAATGCTAGATTAACTTGACATTGTGTGTCAAGTTCGTCTCGGTTCGTCTTATTCGACGGTCGTTACTGCACTCCAAACTATGCAGGAGGATGTTCTTACGCTAGAATTCGTTAAATGTCGACTTTTGGATGAACAGGCAGCTTTTTCTGGCCTAAGGCAGCATCATAAGCTTaggaaaatgaaatgtttcggGTGCAAACAGGAGGGCCATAAGCTGGCAGAATGCCCTGTGAAGAAAAAGGAAAACATGAACAAGAAGGAGGTAAACAAATCTAAGGCCAATGTAGCAGTTTATGATAAATTATGTTTTGATGGATTCAGCAGGGGCACTGTTCGTTCTGGTGATACAAACAAAGTAAATTGGTACATCGACTCTGGTTGCTCCGACCATTTAGTTAATAACAAATCGTTGTTCGTTGGTTTGAAAGGCCTCACGCCACCAGATGAGATCGCGATTGCTGAAGACGGTGAAA from Malaya genurostris strain Urasoe2022 unplaced genomic scaffold, Malgen_1.1 HiC_scaffold_43, whole genome shotgun sequence harbors:
- the LOC131440023 gene encoding PP2C-like domain-containing protein CG9801 translates to LEFDKCLFSASHDVDSMRDMRDALGALGPVNGDKPEITNLTLALTMVEKDDIIFLTSDGISDNFDPVVGKFAVPLTNKVQFSNHSVFLSSRTENSHLLAKRQNKNSISRKPQPNGLSESSTSCKLDTDSNSSIYQQSSQLKRRMFEESSSKGTRPVYLRSKTFIEPRLLSTDQKIKKTMLPQVTGAQRHQLTLLRMADLLMYGINGTLRPSTSAKQLCQLLVDFATCITSAKRKSLEQRELYYKVITSKDGCCKEIGFTKHQQKIARKRIVEGSTFALLPGKLDHASVVAFTVGSERVFNESYL